A single window of Helicobacter jaachi DNA harbors:
- a CDS encoding DUF2339 domain-containing protein, with translation MEALILTLLGIIIFIFCGVIMGIIAYSRSANLKIEVFNLQRHIISLEAKLTAMQENQTAKDLARTHIIESSPTESSSTSHLASSPACTSHATSQPTTQQNMQVAPSKHTHTISDSASDSIMNPSHTTPHTTAHAPFPQTKSSQKDSLFSFERIFTQKVMVFVAGIFFILAAFFLIIYSLEHELITPAVRIGLCIGFSFMLMGFGFMLHINIHAKVRKSRAITLLNRITSRILPNSSPKIIDRISQTLIGSGFVVLFFSFYGGFKLYGFFGALTTFWLLGVSAFLALIICTRFGLIIGIFGLLGGFATPILLSNSSYNAPFLFSYLTCFYLLSCYFAIYKSQSRLLLPICWLLLWLYVFDFVLRQDYTLGARILCFMLIFMMFISSLFMLTRLDSKNTESSILFNPYFYCFMICAFVSLVPFSLYLISFAGKLGGLEYAFLALLCIITLLLPRLKYWNRHIGEKLLSSGIIFSFCLMFITLIGANAYFGTLSVFVLLFVIGILGNFFISAHKIWYLWLLFGVILGYVGLEYVYSYNNPTSLNVIAFTIVADYSPASLCFFALLIFTYHYIAARPQYRAKNIKIDALLWLLCAISLILLSTYHIENALLVKILNWYHLKVYALPALLCALYATLGKGARIGRISLLERDIAGFMYIIFFVAFVEFIYTDLSSSECFAFFLGVPEKLAQLSTMELILYALSLMFSLWILRKKDFRYKSVFFGAMFFVLLVVYIILFQALLYDVSAYLHIRLLEQYSHYPISILCIGLCLKYLPSLRDRIYAKALDSINHTLKYAFSMAFGVFLAKFILDLCCFLLLVLSSHSIAFTSTFDVISAFVWILFGVGAAMCALWWLCDKTLWLINMPQSTFNILKRAQEIIIFILLLGFIVIFVNGVSFIFTHTQVDLIFARFYPVSFSQMNWLEVYAYSFAFVFMGVVLLILCLKKDIKIFRFYSLGLFIIAALKVFFIDASSFSSIAKIILFLVMGVVFLGVSLVYSKFIFHNKT, from the coding sequence ATGGAAGCATTAATACTCACACTTTTAGGCATTATTATTTTTATATTTTGCGGCGTGATTATGGGCATTATAGCCTATTCTAGAAGCGCAAACCTAAAAATTGAAGTTTTTAACCTCCAAAGGCATATAATCTCCCTTGAGGCTAAGCTCACTGCTATGCAAGAAAACCAAACTGCCAAAGACTTGGCAAGAACTCACATTATAGAATCTAGCCCTACAGAATCTAGCTCGACATCTCATCTCGCATCTAGCCCGGCTTGCACATCTCACGCAACATCACAGCCCACCACGCAGCAAAATATGCAAGTAGCGCCATCTAAGCATACTCATACCATATCAGATTCTGCGTCAGATTCTATAATGAACCCCTCGCACACAACCCCACATACGACCGCGCACGCGCCATTCCCACAAACTAAATCAAGTCAAAAAGATAGCCTCTTTAGCTTTGAGCGCATTTTTACACAAAAAGTAATGGTCTTTGTCGCGGGTATTTTCTTTATTCTGGCTGCTTTTTTCCTCATCATTTATTCGCTTGAGCATGAGCTTATAACGCCTGCTGTGCGCATTGGGCTATGCATTGGCTTTAGCTTTATGCTCATGGGCTTTGGCTTTATGCTGCATATCAACATACACGCTAAAGTGCGCAAATCTCGCGCAATCACGCTGCTAAATCGCATAACATCGCGCATATTGCCTAACTCATCGCCTAAAATCATTGATAGAATCTCCCAAACGCTCATTGGCTCGGGATTTGTCGTGCTATTTTTTAGCTTTTATGGTGGATTTAAGCTTTATGGATTTTTTGGCGCACTCACAACCTTTTGGCTGCTTGGTGTGAGTGCATTTTTAGCCCTAATAATTTGCACGCGCTTTGGCTTAATCATAGGCATTTTTGGGCTTTTAGGAGGCTTTGCCACGCCGATTTTACTTTCAAATAGCAGCTATAATGCGCCCTTTTTATTTAGCTATCTTACTTGTTTTTACTTACTAAGCTGCTATTTTGCTATCTACAAAAGTCAATCTCGCCTGCTATTGCCCATTTGCTGGCTACTTTTATGGCTTTATGTGTTTGATTTTGTCTTAAGACAAGATTATACGCTAGGCGCTAGAATCTTATGCTTTATGCTTATTTTTATGATGTTTATAAGCAGTCTTTTTATGCTCACGCGGCTAGATTCTAAAAATACAGAATCTAGCATACTTTTCAATCCCTACTTTTACTGCTTTATGATTTGCGCGTTTGTAAGCCTTGTGCCATTTAGTTTATATTTAATTTCATTTGCTGGTAAACTTGGTGGCTTAGAATACGCCTTCTTAGCGCTTTTGTGCATTATCACACTGCTTTTACCACGCCTAAAATACTGGAATAGGCATATTGGCGAAAAACTCCTAAGCAGCGGCATTATTTTTAGTTTTTGCCTTATGTTTATTACGCTCATTGGCGCAAATGCGTATTTTGGCACATTAAGCGTATTTGTCTTGCTTTTTGTCATTGGCATTTTGGGCAATTTCTTTATAAGCGCGCACAAAATATGGTATCTCTGGCTGCTTTTTGGCGTTATCTTAGGCTATGTGGGATTAGAGTATGTTTATTCATATAATAATCCCACCTCGCTTAATGTGATAGCATTTACTATAGTGGCAGATTATAGCCCTGCAAGCCTATGCTTTTTTGCGCTTTTAATTTTTACATACCACTACATCGCCGCGCGCCCACAATATAGGGCAAAAAATATAAAAATTGATGCATTATTATGGCTTTTGTGCGCTATAAGCCTCATACTTTTATCAACCTATCACATCGAAAATGCACTTTTAGTAAAAATACTCAATTGGTATCATCTCAAAGTATATGCCCTCCCAGCGCTTTTATGTGCGCTATATGCTACTCTTGGTAAAGGTGCGCGCATAGGGCGTATAAGCCTTTTAGAGCGCGATATTGCGGGCTTTATGTATATTATCTTCTTTGTGGCTTTTGTGGAGTTTATTTACACAGATTTGTCAAGCAGTGAGTGCTTTGCTTTCTTTTTAGGTGTGCCAGAGAAATTAGCGCAGCTTAGCACAATGGAGCTTATTTTATACGCGCTTTCACTTATGTTTAGCCTGTGGATTCTAAGAAAGAAAGATTTTAGATATAAATCTGTCTTTTTTGGCGCTATGTTTTTTGTGCTTTTAGTCGTGTATATTATTCTTTTCCAAGCCCTGCTGTATGATGTGAGCGCTTATTTGCACATACGACTTTTAGAGCAGTATTCACACTACCCTATCTCCATACTTTGCATAGGTTTGTGCTTAAAATACCTGCCCTCTTTGCGCGATAGAATCTACGCTAAAGCCCTAGATTCTATAAATCACACTTTAAAATATGCTTTTAGTATGGCATTTGGCGTGTTTTTAGCAAAATTCATACTTGATTTGTGCTGCTTTTTACTGCTAGTTTTAAGCTCTCATAGCATAGCATTTACAAGCACTTTTGATGTCATAAGCGCTTTTGTGTGGATACTCTTTGGCGTAGGCGCGGCAATGTGCGCGCTATGGTGGCTGTGTGATAAAACACTATGGCTTATAAACATGCCTCAATCTACTTTTAACATACTTAAGCGCGCGCAAGAAATAATTATTTTTATATTACTTTTAGGCTTCATTGTGATTTTTGTTAATGGCGTGAGCTTTATTTTCACACACACGCAAGTGGATTTAATCTTTGCTAGATTCTATCCTGTGAGCTTTTCGCAAATGAATTGGCTAGAGGTATATGCGTATTCGTTTGCATTTGTGTTTATGGGCGTGGTGCTGCTTATTTTATGCCTTAAAAAAGATATAAAAATATTTAGATTCTATTCTTTGGGGCTTTTTATCATCGCGGCTTTAAAAGTATTTTTCATTGATGCTAGCTCATTTAGCAGCATAGCAAAAATTATTTTATTTTTGGTCATGGGCGTGGTGTTTTTGGGCGTGTCTTTGGTGTATTCAAAATTTATTTTTCATAATAAAACTTAA
- the htpX gene encoding zinc metalloprotease HtpX, whose protein sequence is MESHFERIIAQNRLKTYAVLGIYIVIFILIGLLADIIRINANSLQEGFSLLLSFNEFPLITFGMALVACGIVAFSIAQFSRIMLSGNEYKRINPSNVLSRTESMLYRNLQDLLKKANLSFEPALYIIEAPYMNAFASGWNASNSLIAITSALIERLNEDEIKAVMAHELSHIRHGDVRLTMCVGILSNIMLLGVNIFAFYFSSANSQGARAARGILLILQFILPLFTLVLSLFISRNREYMADSGAAYLMGDSAPMIRALQKISQDYAQNRYVEPNPTRENAYLFDMGEVLSTHPSTQNRIKALLGQHYS, encoded by the coding sequence ATGGAATCCCATTTTGAACGCATTATCGCCCAAAATCGATTAAAAACTTACGCGGTTTTAGGCATTTATATCGTTATTTTTATCCTTATTGGCTTGCTTGCAGACATTATCCGCATCAATGCTAATAGCCTGCAGGAGGGCTTTTCTCTACTTTTAAGCTTTAATGAATTTCCCCTTATTACCTTTGGTATGGCGCTTGTGGCTTGCGGTATTGTAGCTTTTAGCATTGCGCAGTTTTCACGCATTATGCTAAGCGGCAATGAATATAAGCGCATTAATCCTAGTAATGTCCTCTCCCGCACAGAATCTATGCTCTATCGCAATTTGCAAGATTTATTAAAAAAAGCAAATCTCTCCTTTGAGCCAGCCCTTTACATCATCGAAGCGCCTTATATGAATGCCTTTGCAAGTGGGTGGAATGCCTCAAACTCCCTTATTGCCATTACTTCAGCGCTCATTGAGCGACTAAATGAAGATGAGATAAAAGCCGTTATGGCGCATGAGCTAAGTCATATACGACACGGCGATGTGCGGCTTACAATGTGTGTAGGGATTTTAAGCAATATTATGCTTTTGGGGGTGAATATTTTTGCCTTTTATTTTAGCTCTGCAAATTCACAAGGAGCAAGGGCAGCGCGAGGGATTTTGCTCATCTTGCAATTTATTTTGCCACTTTTCACACTTGTGCTTAGTCTATTTATTAGCCGCAATCGCGAATATATGGCAGATTCTGGTGCAGCGTATCTTATGGGCGATAGCGCGCCTATGATTAGGGCATTACAAAAAATTAGTCAAGATTATGCGCAAAATCGCTATGTGGAGCCAAACCCTACACGCGAAAATGCCTATCTCTTTGATATGGGCGAAGTCTTAAGCACGCACCCTAGCACACAAAATCGCATAAAAGCGCTGCTAGGGCAGCATTACTCATAA
- the folE gene encoding GTP cyclohydrolase I FolE, producing the protein MSAQHHSNNHIDSIHADSVSTLIESSTEFFNILCQNIGENPTREGLLRTPERMAQSLCDMLNGYTISPKAALGSIFKDNVCDEMIILKKLPFYSICEHHLLPFFGTLSIAYIPNKSFVGISGLARLAEIFAHRLQIQEQLTAQIADSIMCELDPKGAIVVCEARHLCLEMRGNHKQSPIITSALRGNFKADSKTRAEFMQLIKD; encoded by the coding sequence ATGTCAGCACAACACCACTCAAACAACCACATAGATTCTATCCACGCAGATTCTGTAAGCACACTTATAGAATCTAGCACAGAATTTTTTAATATTTTGTGTCAAAATATCGGTGAAAATCCCACGCGCGAGGGATTATTGCGCACGCCAGAGCGTATGGCTCAAAGTCTATGCGATATGCTTAATGGCTACACCATAAGCCCCAAAGCCGCGCTTGGCAGTATTTTTAAAGATAATGTATGCGATGAAATGATAATTTTAAAAAAACTCCCCTTTTACTCTATATGCGAGCATCATCTTTTGCCTTTTTTTGGCACACTCTCCATTGCCTATATCCCCAATAAAAGCTTTGTGGGCATAAGCGGGCTGGCGCGTTTGGCAGAAATCTTTGCCCATCGCTTGCAAATTCAAGAGCAGCTCACCGCACAAATTGCAGATTCTATAATGTGCGAGCTTGACCCAAAGGGTGCAATTGTCGTATGCGAGGCGCGTCATCTCTGCCTTGAGATGAGGGGTAATCATAAGCAATCGCCTATTATTACTTCTGCGCTGCGGGGGAATTTTAAGGCAGATTCTAAAACACGCGCAGAATTTATGCAGCTCATTAAAGATTAG
- the flgL gene encoding flagellar hook-associated protein FlgL: MRVTFGTKYNQMNYYQGTMQSKLMDMNTKIASGLKIQYGYQDSSVFNQNLKLEYEKINLDQGIDVGNDAYTATLNTDKALSELSLTAEQFNTKLIQAANDIHSPTSREAIARDLEKLKEHMINIGNTAIGGEFLFAGSNVKIRPFEPDGTYKGNNETLEALVSNNNPIPYNITGQELFFGRDSDHHKSITTNIRKFNQTKLNNDIMDRIRRGDIPEEVYIKAGDTLRDLLGDNDNDTSNNGKEYFYLRGVRPDGTSFKSKFEFDVGYKNEKNATKVQDLLDKIGKEFGNTSKNKVVDVSLNFWGQIEIKNLKPGSANLDFNLISSDMNVDNVDELPSLGARVTSFQKSPFLGEFSQSHLKAIKDNYDHRNLTFPSTLLTKENFPATLTTKLKDVLSEDTKTLIIGGTRPNHDDGTINEEPIESLSVNVDDDLEVQDLLAMIKNHFGGKVEGEIIRGELVLRDMNVTHKDRDMMEPPFNGPSGFSLHLTTLDDIGLETKGIRRDYRTEYDQVSFENQGSKLISNVSQILSSGMGYANDETKLIEVAGGSLDGQTYQLVLDDHNGIPVNARIELSNKGSYLVLPNADFNINDPKSQLEFRIPLYNPHDEPPAITISKADDVTYRQLLDAINIALNYSNQPMEQYKAAEAQNNAPTQDNKTAYEALLEQTKGRVSAYLSNDGRIEIRDEMRSVSRMRFMIYDNASNDFSEQGIRNYRSSLTFNANNALTIDQPDIDFFRSLDGIIEAVRTGVYRPDAFGEEYTGEMRNKGIQNAIELFGHLSDHIEKMIALNGAHSRSFENVIRRNEVLRVQIESIKSDVIGTDVAQTYNHFSNLTTNYNAVLASTSRINQMSLVNYL; the protein is encoded by the coding sequence ATGAGAGTTACATTTGGCACTAAATACAACCAAATGAATTATTATCAAGGCACGATGCAAAGCAAGCTTATGGATATGAATACCAAAATTGCTTCAGGTTTAAAAATCCAATATGGTTACCAAGATAGCAGCGTATTTAATCAGAATCTAAAGCTTGAGTATGAAAAAATTAACCTCGACCAAGGTATTGATGTGGGCAATGACGCCTACACCGCTACGCTTAATACCGATAAGGCTCTAAGCGAGCTATCTCTAACCGCAGAGCAGTTTAATACAAAGCTCATTCAAGCGGCAAATGATATCCACTCCCCTACTTCGCGCGAGGCTATTGCTAGAGATTTAGAAAAACTAAAAGAACATATGATTAATATCGGTAATACCGCCATTGGCGGGGAGTTTCTCTTTGCAGGCAGTAATGTAAAAATCCGCCCCTTTGAGCCTGATGGCACATACAAAGGCAATAATGAAACCCTTGAAGCGCTCGTGAGTAATAATAATCCCATACCTTATAACATCACGGGGCAAGAGCTATTTTTTGGGCGAGATTCTGACCATCATAAAAGCATTACAACTAATATCCGCAAATTTAATCAAACTAAGCTTAATAATGACATTATGGACAGAATCCGCCGCGGCGATATCCCTGAAGAGGTGTATATCAAAGCTGGGGATACTTTGCGCGATTTACTTGGGGATAATGATAATGACACAAGCAATAATGGCAAAGAATATTTTTATTTGCGCGGTGTGCGCCCTGATGGCACAAGCTTCAAGAGTAAATTTGAATTTGATGTAGGCTATAAAAATGAAAAAAATGCCACAAAAGTGCAGGATTTGCTTGATAAAATAGGCAAAGAATTTGGCAATACAAGCAAAAATAAAGTCGTTGATGTGAGCTTAAATTTTTGGGGACAAATTGAGATTAAAAATTTAAAGCCCGGTAGCGCAAATTTGGATTTTAATCTTATTTCAAGCGATATGAATGTGGATAATGTCGATGAGCTGCCCTCACTTGGCGCGCGCGTTACAAGCTTTCAAAAAAGTCCATTTTTGGGCGAATTTTCGCAAAGTCATTTAAAGGCTATAAAAGATAATTATGACCATCGCAATCTCACTTTCCCCTCTACTCTGCTCACAAAGGAGAATTTCCCCGCTACGCTTACTACAAAGCTTAAAGATGTGTTAAGTGAAGATACAAAAACGCTCATCATCGGTGGCACACGCCCAAATCACGATGATGGGACTATTAATGAAGAGCCTATAGAATCTTTAAGCGTAAATGTCGATGATGATTTAGAGGTGCAAGATTTGCTTGCGATGATTAAAAATCACTTTGGTGGCAAGGTGGAGGGCGAAATTATACGCGGTGAGCTGGTGCTGCGCGATATGAATGTAACGCATAAAGATAGAGATATGATGGAGCCACCTTTTAATGGACCAAGCGGCTTTAGCCTGCATCTTACAACCCTTGATGATATCGGGCTAGAGACAAAGGGCATTAGGCGCGATTATCGCACAGAATATGACCAAGTGAGCTTTGAAAATCAAGGCTCAAAGCTCATTTCAAATGTCTCGCAGATTCTATCTAGCGGAATGGGCTATGCTAATGATGAGACAAAGCTCATAGAAGTGGCGGGCGGAAGTCTTGATGGGCAGACTTATCAATTAGTGCTTGATGACCACAATGGTATCCCTGTGAATGCAAGAATTGAGCTAAGTAACAAAGGCTCATATTTAGTGCTGCCTAATGCAGATTTTAATATTAATGACCCTAAATCACAGCTTGAGTTTCGTATCCCGCTCTATAATCCACACGATGAACCTCCAGCCATTACCATTAGCAAGGCTGATGATGTAACCTATCGTCAATTGCTTGATGCGATTAATATAGCACTTAATTATAGTAACCAACCTATGGAGCAATACAAAGCCGCAGAGGCTCAAAACAACGCTCCCACGCAAGATAATAAAACTGCCTATGAAGCGCTCTTAGAGCAGACAAAAGGACGAGTGAGTGCGTATCTTAGCAATGATGGGCGTATTGAAATACGCGATGAAATGCGCTCTGTATCGCGTATGAGATTTATGATTTATGATAATGCGAGCAATGATTTTAGCGAGCAGGGTATTCGCAACTATCGCTCTTCGCTTACTTTTAATGCCAATAATGCCCTCACCATAGACCAGCCCGATATAGATTTTTTCCGCTCGCTTGATGGCATTATTGAGGCAGTGAGGACAGGCGTATATCGCCCAGATGCGTTTGGCGAGGAATATACAGGCGAAATGCGCAATAAGGGCATTCAAAATGCTATTGAGCTTTTTGGGCATTTAAGCGACCATATTGAAAAGATGATTGCCCTAAATGGCGCGCATAGCCGCAGTTTTGAAAATGTAATACGACGCAATGAAGTATTGCGCGTGCAGATAGAATCTATTAAGAGCGATGTGATTGGCACAGATGTGGCGCAAACTTATAATCACTTTTCTAATCTTACAACTAATTACAATGCTGTGTTAGCCTCTACAAGCCGTATTAATCAAATGTCGTTGGTAAATTACCTATGA
- a CDS encoding polysaccharide deacetylase family protein, producing the protein MMCIPILRYSHIRDMQDSQSVSLANFEKQIQYLQKKSFQFLSLDDIFSIKAQNAQLPHRCVMLTFDGAWRDIYMNAYEILKHYWVKAGLFVVTEWVDEASKLTSEYVPTPHSECKNALIANPRSVMCNWEEIRSMQDVFSIGSMTHTYQFSNIVSLSWHEDFELSKRLIKQHLNVETKHLAWPDGNYNQGLLRTAKSMGYEAFYTMSGGLNKLTDNNDELKRYDVKDNVFWFKKVLFATSSTRNFRIGKIFL; encoded by the coding sequence ATGATGTGCATTCCCATACTGCGATATAGCCATATTCGCGATATGCAAGATTCTCAAAGTGTATCGCTTGCAAATTTTGAAAAGCAGATTCAGTATTTGCAGAAAAAATCATTTCAATTCTTAAGCCTTGATGATATTTTTAGCATTAAAGCACAGAATGCACAGCTACCACATCGCTGTGTTATGCTTACTTTTGATGGCGCGTGGCGCGATATTTATATGAATGCTTATGAGATTTTGAAGCATTATTGGGTGAAGGCGGGATTGTTTGTCGTTACAGAATGGGTAGATGAAGCCTCAAAACTCACAAGCGAGTATGTCCCCACACCTCATAGTGAATGTAAAAATGCTCTCATTGCTAATCCGCGCAGTGTGATGTGTAATTGGGAAGAAATCCGCTCTATGCAAGATGTATTTAGCATTGGCTCAATGACACATACCTATCAATTTTCAAATATTGTCTCACTTTCATGGCATGAGGATTTTGAGCTTTCAAAGCGCCTTATTAAGCAGCATCTCAATGTAGAAACCAAACACCTCGCGTGGCCCGATGGAAACTATAATCAAGGCTTACTAAGGACGGCTAAAAGTATGGGCTATGAGGCATTTTACACTATGAGCGGCGGGCTTAATAAACTTACAGATAACAATGATGAGCTTAAACGCTATGATGTAAAAGATAATGTGTTTTGGTTCAAAAAGGTATTATTTGCCACTTCAAGCACAAGAAATTTTAGAATTGGCAAAATATTTTTATAA
- the hsrA gene encoding homeostatic response regulator transcription factor HsrA: MRILVIEDDATLCKNIAETLNEHSYQTDVAENLKDGEYFISIRNYDLVLSDWDLPDGCGLDIISQVKEKSPRTPVIIISAKHSAENEIRAFKEGADDFVPKPFSPEVLLIRVQARLRFWGSSVIEIEDLVINPDEEKITYKGQEIEVKGKPFEVLTHLARHRDQIVSKEQLLDAIWEEPELVTPNVIEVAINQIRQKMDKPLNIGTIETVRRRGYRFCYPKKPSES, translated from the coding sequence ATGAGAATCCTAGTCATTGAAGATGATGCCACCTTATGCAAAAATATCGCAGAAACACTCAATGAGCATAGCTATCAAACTGATGTTGCCGAGAATCTAAAAGATGGCGAATATTTTATCAGTATCCGCAATTATGATTTAGTGCTATCAGATTGGGATTTACCCGATGGCTGCGGGCTTGATATTATCTCACAAGTAAAAGAGAAATCCCCGCGCACACCTGTGATTATCATCTCTGCCAAGCATTCAGCCGAAAATGAAATTCGAGCTTTTAAGGAGGGCGCAGATGATTTTGTGCCTAAGCCTTTTAGCCCTGAAGTATTACTCATTAGAGTGCAGGCACGACTAAGATTCTGGGGGTCAAGCGTCATTGAAATTGAGGATTTAGTTATTAATCCCGATGAAGAGAAAATCACATACAAAGGGCAAGAAATTGAAGTAAAGGGCAAACCTTTTGAGGTGCTTACCCACTTAGCGCGCCACCGCGACCAAATCGTATCAAAAGAGCAGCTCCTTGATGCCATTTGGGAGGAGCCAGAGCTTGTAACGCCCAATGTCATTGAAGTAGCAATTAATCAAATTCGTCAAAAAATGGATAAACCTCTCAATATCGGCACTATCGAGACTGTGCGCCGCAGGGGCTATCGCTTCTGCTACCCCAAAAAGCCGAGCGAAAGCTAG